In Pseudomonas sp. P5_109, the genomic window CAGTTGCGCTATTACCCGGGTTCGCCGGAGTTGGCGCGACGCCTGACTCGCCCGCAGGACCGTGTGTTGCTCAACGAGAAGCATCCGGAAGATGGCGTGCTGCTCAAGGACAACATGGCCGGTGATCGCCGGGTCAAGGTGCACCTGGGCGAAGGCTGGCATGTGCCCCGGGCCTTGCTGCCGGTGCCGGAGAAGCGTGCGGTGATGCTGATCGATCCGCCGTTCGAGAAGCTCGATGAGATGCAGCGCTGTGCTGCGTCGTTGAAGGAAGCGATTGGCCGGATGCGCCAGACCGTGGCGGCTATCTGGTACCCGGTGAAGGATCAGCGCGCGCTGCGTCGTTTCTACCAGGACCTGGCCGGTACCGGTGCGCCGAAGTTGTTGCGCGTGGAGTTGCTGGTGCATCCGCTGGATACGCCGAACAGCCTGAACGGTTCCGGGCTGGCGATTGCCAATCCGCCGTGGGGGCTGGAGGAAGAGTTGCGTGAACTGCTGCCGTGGTTGTCCGAGAAGCTTGGCCAGACCCAGGGTGGCTGGCGGATGGATTGGTTGATTGCCGAGTAATGCTCGGCCCGTAGGAGCCGGCTTGCTGGCGATAGCAGTCCAGAGTTCACCGCTGGACAGTCTGCCGCCATCGCCAGCAAGCCGGCTCCTACAAGTGTTCTGTGTCAGATCGGGCAAGTCACGCCAGTGCCGCCAATCCCGCAATAACCTTCAGGGTTCTTGGCCAGATACTGCTGGTGATACGCCTCGGCGAAATAGACCGTCGGGGCTTCTTCGATTTCGGTGGTGATCTCGCCTTTGCCAGCCTTGGTCAGTTCGACCTGGAACACTTCTTTGCTGTGTTGGGCGGCGGCCAGTTGCGTCGGGTTGGTCGCATAGATCACCGAACGATACTGGGTGCCGATATCGTTGCCCTGACGCATGCCCTGGGTCGGGTTGTGCAGTTCCCAGAACATCTTCAGCAATTCTTCGTAACTGACTTTTGCCGGCTCGTAGACCACGAGCACCACTTCGCTGTGGCCGGTCAGGCCTGAGCAGACTTCTTCATACGTAGGGTTTGGCGTGAAGCCGCCGGCGTAACCGACCACGGTGCTGACCACACCTTCACGCTGCCAGAAGCGACGTTCCGCGCCCCAGAAGCAGCCG contains:
- the msrA gene encoding peptide-methionine (S)-S-oxide reductase MsrA produces the protein MVLRSEILVNKNVLPTKEQALPGRETPMNLPERHFVHDAPLLGPFANDVDFAIFGLGCFWGAERRFWQREGVVSTVVGYAGGFTPNPTYEEVCSGLTGHSEVVLVVYEPAKVSYEELLKMFWELHNPTQGMRQGNDIGTQYRSVIYATNPTQLAAAQHSKEVFQVELTKAGKGEITTEIEEAPTVYFAEAYHQQYLAKNPEGYCGIGGTGVTCPI
- a CDS encoding 23S rRNA (adenine(2030)-N(6))-methyltransferase RlmJ — protein: MNYRHAFHAGNHADVFKHLTLTRLIALMSRKEQPFAYLDTHAGIGLYDLQGDQASRTGEYLEGIARLWDQPDLPILTADYMQVLHEMNPDGQLRYYPGSPELARRLTRPQDRVLLNEKHPEDGVLLKDNMAGDRRVKVHLGEGWHVPRALLPVPEKRAVMLIDPPFEKLDEMQRCAASLKEAIGRMRQTVAAIWYPVKDQRALRRFYQDLAGTGAPKLLRVELLVHPLDTPNSLNGSGLAIANPPWGLEEELRELLPWLSEKLGQTQGGWRMDWLIAE